The genomic window CCGGGGCCGCCGATGACGCGTCGGCCGCCGACCTCCTGACGGCGATGGACCAGAAGATGCCGGGCAACGGCACCTTCACCGGCCGGACCGAGTCCCCGGTGGACGGATTGACGGTCTACCGCGTCGACGGGGCGGGCATGGTCAACTACTACTACCGGCTGGGGCGGCGCGTCTATTGGCTCGGGTACGCCGGAGTGGGGGACAGCCTGGAGGTCCTCCGCGGTTTCATCGGGGCTTTCTCGCCGTTCTGACCCGCGGCCCTTCCCTCGGCGCTTCCCCCGGCGGCGGGCATGTGCTAACATGGTCTGGGGAGTGATTGCATGGGCAGCGACCTTGACCGACCCGTCTCCGCCAGCCGGCCGACCTTCGCCCGCGCCCTCGAGCGGGCCCTGGCCGGCGATCGTCTTGGACACGACGAAATCGTGGCCCTCCTCGAGGCTCGGGGAGCGGAGGTCGACCAGCTGAGGCAGGCGGCCGACGCGGTCCGTCGACGCCACCTGGGCGACGACGTCCACCTCCGCGGGGTCATCGAGTTTTCCAACCACTGCCGGTGCAACTGCCTCTACTGCGGGCTGCGGGCCGGCCACAAGGACCTGGAGCGTTACCGGATCAGTCCGGAGGAGATGGTCGAGATTGCCGGCCGGGCGGCCGGGCTCGGTTACCGGACCATCGTCCTGCAGTCGGGGGAGGACGTCACCTACGACGCCGACACCATCGCCTGGGTCGTCCGTCGGATCAAGGACCACTTGGACGTGGCCGTCACGGTCGCCGTGGGCGACCGGCCGCGCCAAGAATATCAGGCCTGGCGCCGGGCCGGCGCCGACCGCTACCTCCTGAAGCACGAGACGGCCGACCCGGAGCTGTTCGCCCGCCTCCGGCCGGGAACCGTCCTGGCCGACCGGATCCAGCACCTGCGATGGCTGAAGGAACTCGGGTATCAGGTTGGGTCGGGGAACATGATCGGCCTGCCCGGACAGACCGTCGAGACCATCGCCGCCGACCTCCTCCTCCTGCGGGAGCTGGACGTGGAGATGGCCGGCATCGGGCCCTTCATCCCCAACGGCGAGACCCCCCTGGCCGACTGCCCCGGCGGCACCCTCGAGCAGACCC from Bacillota bacterium includes these protein-coding regions:
- the hydE gene encoding [FeFe] hydrogenase H-cluster radical SAM maturase HydE → MGSDLDRPVSASRPTFARALERALAGDRLGHDEIVALLEARGAEVDQLRQAADAVRRRHLGDDVHLRGVIEFSNHCRCNCLYCGLRAGHKDLERYRISPEEMVEIAGRAAGLGYRTIVLQSGEDVTYDADTIAWVVRRIKDHLDVAVTVAVGDRPRQEYQAWRRAGADRYLLKHETADPELFARLRPGTVLADRIQHLRWLKELGYQVGSGNMIGLPGQTVETIAADLLLLRELDVEMAGIGPFIPNGETPLADCPGGTLEQTLIALGVARLVLPLTHLPATTATGSIDPQGRQKALGFGANVIMPNVTPGRYREDYRIYPNKICLAEEPENCRPCVEAIITSLGRTVAQDQGHSPKDDFVRSGR